In one Microvirgula aerodenitrificans DSM 15089 genomic region, the following are encoded:
- a CDS encoding ABC transporter substrate-binding protein yields MWKKLVMAASLAASSTAFAANELHLYNWNNYLSDATAKRFEASCKCKLVQDYYGDNEEMLAKLAAGAKGYDLVVPTGFAVQTLIGKGAAQPLDRAQISNFKNLNPGYLGGFFDPKNQYSIPYAVTTTVLGYNETALKKAGVADKVNSWALIFDPAVLAKIKGKVIVLDSQRELMAAALMYLGKSANSADPKDWAAARNVILKAKPYWAAFNNQSYIKELTVGNMWVALGYSNDLYQAEQDALKARRPFKIGFGLQKEGNTMSIDNFVVLKDAPRKDLAYKFINFMLEGKNGAELSNEMGTGSPNQAAMAYVKKDLAKTAAIFPDKASLGRLQQLKDLNTKQRRDLNRMWSEIKLK; encoded by the coding sequence ATGTGGAAAAAATTGGTGATGGCCGCGTCGCTCGCGGCAAGCTCGACTGCTTTTGCCGCGAACGAACTGCATCTCTACAACTGGAACAACTACCTGTCCGATGCGACGGCGAAGCGTTTCGAGGCGTCGTGCAAGTGCAAGCTGGTGCAGGACTACTACGGCGACAATGAAGAAATGCTCGCCAAGCTCGCCGCCGGCGCCAAGGGCTACGACCTGGTCGTGCCGACCGGCTTCGCGGTGCAGACGCTGATCGGCAAGGGAGCGGCGCAACCGCTCGACCGTGCGCAGATCAGCAACTTCAAGAACCTGAACCCGGGTTATCTGGGCGGCTTCTTCGATCCGAAGAACCAGTACTCGATCCCGTACGCAGTGACGACCACGGTGCTCGGCTACAACGAAACCGCGCTGAAGAAGGCCGGCGTGGCCGACAAGGTCAACAGCTGGGCGCTGATTTTCGATCCGGCGGTGCTGGCGAAGATCAAGGGCAAGGTCATCGTGCTCGATTCGCAGCGCGAACTGATGGCTGCTGCGCTGATGTATCTCGGCAAGTCGGCCAACTCGGCCGATCCGAAGGACTGGGCCGCTGCCCGCAACGTGATCCTGAAGGCGAAGCCGTACTGGGCCGCGTTCAACAACCAGAGTTATATCAAGGAACTGACGGTTGGCAACATGTGGGTCGCGCTCGGCTACTCGAACGACCTGTACCAGGCGGAACAGGATGCGCTGAAGGCCCGGCGCCCGTTCAAGATCGGCTTCGGTCTGCAGAAGGAAGGCAACACGATGTCGATCGACAACTTCGTGGTGCTGAAGGACGCGCCGCGCAAGGACCTGGCGTACAAGTTCATCAACTTCATGCTGGAAGGCAAGAACGGCGCCGAGCTGTCGAACGAGATGGGCACCGGTTCGCCGAACCAGGCAGCGATGGCCTATGTGAAGAAGGACCTGGCGAAAACCGCGGCCATCTTCCCGGACAAGGCATCGCTGGGGCGCCTGCAGCAGCTGAAGGACCTGAACACCAAGCAGCGTCGCGACCTGAACCGCATGTGGTCGGAGATCAAGCTGAAGTAG
- a CDS encoding dicarboxylate/amino acid:cation symporter, protein MVARIPFPLQMWHKILIGLLLGVLAGLALGESARLLQPVGTIFITLIRMVVMPVIFVSLVCGVTAMKNVRQMGRVAGKTLFLYMLTMAFAASSSMLLADLLNIGAGLNYSLGSTAGSVPTPPSMLDTMLNLFPANPFKSFVDGNVLQVIVFALFFGMAINLSGEAGEPVRRLFDSLNQVVFRLISMVLAFAPYGVFALMAYVTADNGFAVIEQLAALVGSIWLSCLLLLTVCYSLLLMLAGLRPWPFLKKMLPVQLFAFSTTSSNATLPLALDTAERRLGVHNSIASFVLPLGATINMNGLATYLGAVAIFAANAYGIELSLMQKVTVVLTTTLSAIGAAGVPGTGLVVMSMVLGSVGLPLEVIAAIAAVDRIIDMANTPTNVSGDTLAAVLVARSEGELDLAVYDSPTGAVAPVTAKG, encoded by the coding sequence ATGGTCGCGCGTATCCCCTTTCCGCTGCAGATGTGGCACAAGATCCTGATCGGGCTGCTGCTGGGCGTTCTGGCCGGCCTGGCGCTGGGCGAGTCGGCCCGGCTGTTGCAGCCGGTCGGCACGATATTCATCACCCTGATCCGCATGGTGGTGATGCCGGTCATTTTCGTCTCGCTGGTTTGTGGCGTGACGGCGATGAAGAATGTGCGCCAGATGGGGCGCGTGGCCGGCAAGACCCTGTTCCTGTACATGCTGACCATGGCGTTCGCGGCCAGCAGTTCAATGCTGCTGGCCGATCTGCTCAATATCGGCGCCGGGCTGAACTACAGCCTCGGCAGCACGGCCGGCAGCGTACCGACGCCGCCGTCGATGCTCGACACGATGCTGAACCTGTTTCCGGCCAACCCGTTCAAGTCCTTCGTCGACGGCAATGTGCTGCAGGTGATCGTGTTTGCGCTGTTCTTCGGCATGGCGATCAACCTGTCCGGCGAGGCGGGGGAGCCGGTCCGGCGCCTGTTCGATTCGCTGAACCAGGTCGTGTTCCGGCTGATCAGCATGGTGCTCGCGTTTGCGCCCTACGGCGTCTTCGCGCTGATGGCCTATGTGACCGCGGACAACGGCTTTGCCGTCATCGAACAACTGGCGGCCCTGGTCGGCTCGATCTGGCTGTCCTGCCTGTTGCTGCTGACGGTGTGCTACAGCCTGCTGCTGATGCTGGCCGGACTGCGGCCCTGGCCGTTCCTGAAGAAAATGCTGCCGGTGCAGCTGTTCGCCTTCTCGACCACCAGTTCGAACGCGACCCTGCCGCTGGCGCTGGACACGGCGGAAAGGCGGCTCGGCGTCCACAACAGCATTGCGTCCTTCGTGCTGCCGCTGGGGGCGACCATCAACATGAACGGGCTGGCGACCTATCTGGGGGCGGTGGCGATTTTTGCCGCCAATGCCTACGGGATCGAGTTGAGTCTGATGCAGAAGGTGACCGTGGTGCTGACCACCACCCTGTCGGCCATCGGTGCGGCCGGCGTGCCCGGCACCGGGCTGGTGGTGATGAGCATGGTTCTGGGCTCGGTGGGGCTGCCGCTGGAAGTCATCGCCGCCATTGCGGCCGTCGACCGCATCATCGACATGGCCAATACCCCGACCAATGTTTCCGGCGATACCCTGGCCGCGGTGCTGGTCGCCCGCAGCGAGGGTGAACTGGATCTGGCGGTGTATGACAGCCCGACCGGCGCCGTGGCGCCGGTCACTGCAAAGGGCTGA
- a CDS encoding ABC transporter permease, with protein MARKQSLWLWGAAFAAYLFLYLPLVIVVVYSFNDSKLNAEWVGFTTKWYVMLLEDAAMLKAAGNSLMIGLVSSFFATIFGTLAGIAMHRFRLRLLPFLVLTPIAIPELLTGVSLLIFFVLINMTLGLVSIIIAHVAFSIGFVAIVVRARMQGMDDSLVEAARDLGASPWQAFRLITLPQILPGIIAGALMAFTLSIDDFVITFFVAGVGASTLPLQIYSMIKIAVTPEVNAISTLLMLLTLALIAIATKLSPSAMKTNA; from the coding sequence ATGGCTAGAAAGCAATCGCTATGGCTGTGGGGCGCGGCGTTCGCGGCCTACCTGTTCCTGTACCTGCCACTGGTGATCGTGGTCGTGTATTCGTTCAACGACTCCAAGCTCAATGCGGAGTGGGTCGGCTTCACTACCAAGTGGTACGTGATGCTGCTCGAGGACGCGGCCATGCTGAAGGCGGCCGGCAACTCGCTGATGATCGGTCTGGTGTCGAGCTTCTTCGCCACCATTTTCGGCACGCTGGCCGGCATCGCCATGCATCGCTTCAGGTTGCGGCTGCTGCCGTTCCTGGTGCTGACGCCGATTGCGATTCCCGAGCTGCTGACTGGCGTGTCGCTGCTGATCTTCTTCGTGCTGATCAACATGACACTGGGCCTGGTGTCGATCATCATTGCCCACGTGGCGTTCAGCATCGGCTTTGTCGCCATCGTGGTGCGGGCGCGGATGCAGGGCATGGATGACAGCCTGGTCGAAGCTGCACGCGACCTCGGCGCGTCGCCGTGGCAGGCGTTCCGGCTGATCACGCTGCCGCAGATCCTGCCCGGCATCATCGCCGGTGCGCTGATGGCGTTCACGCTGTCGATCGACGACTTCGTCATCACCTTCTTTGTAGCCGGGGTCGGTGCCTCGACGCTGCCGCTGCAGATCTACTCGATGATCAAGATTGCCGTGACGCCGGAAGTGAACGCGATCAGCACGCTGCTGATGCTGCTGACGCTGGCGCTGATTGCAATCGCGACCAAACTGTCTCCGTCGGCCATGAAGACCAACGCCTGA
- the ppsR gene encoding posphoenolpyruvate synthetase regulatory kinase/phosphorylase PpsR → MPHRRSAFFISDRTGITAESLGNALLTQFDMLEFKRETIPFIDTIEKAEEVARHICARAESDQHQPIVFISVVNAKVRSSLHVEDSALVIDFFDSFIGLLETELGHKATQTVGKSHGIVDNEQYDHRIEAVNFSLNHDDGVKLKDLDEADVILVGVSRSGKTPTCLYLALQYGVKAANYPLTPEDLDSPTLPRILLPFKQKIFGLTIDPQRLHHIRSERRPDSRYASIDNCRREVNEAESMFRHHGVPFISTTHKSIEEIASTILHKTGISRRF, encoded by the coding sequence ATGCCGCACCGTCGTTCCGCCTTCTTCATCTCCGACCGGACCGGTATTACCGCGGAGTCCCTGGGCAATGCCCTGCTGACCCAGTTCGACATGCTGGAGTTCAAGCGCGAGACCATACCGTTCATCGACACGATAGAAAAAGCCGAAGAAGTCGCCCGCCATATCTGCGCACGGGCGGAGAGCGACCAGCACCAGCCGATCGTGTTCATCTCGGTGGTCAATGCCAAGGTGCGCAGTTCGCTGCACGTCGAGGACAGCGCGCTGGTCATCGATTTCTTCGACTCGTTCATCGGTCTGCTGGAAACCGAGCTGGGTCACAAGGCCACGCAGACGGTCGGCAAGAGCCACGGCATCGTCGACAACGAGCAGTACGACCACCGCATCGAGGCAGTGAATTTCTCGCTGAACCACGACGACGGCGTCAAGCTCAAGGACCTCGACGAGGCCGACGTGATCCTGGTCGGCGTGTCGCGTTCGGGCAAGACCCCGACCTGCCTGTATCTGGCGCTGCAGTACGGCGTCAAGGCCGCCAACTACCCGCTGACGCCGGAAGACCTGGACAGCCCGACGCTGCCGCGCATCCTGCTGCCGTTCAAGCAGAAGATCTTCGGCCTGACCATCGATCCGCAGCGCCTGCACCACATCCGCAGCGAACGCCGGCCTGACAGCCGCTATGCGTCGATCGACAACTGCCGGCGCGAAGTCAACGAAGCCGAGTCGATGTTCCGCCACCACGGCGTGCCGTTCATCAGCACCACGCACAAGTCGATCGAGGAGATCGCCAGCACCATTCTGCACAAGACCGGCATCTCCCGTCGTTTCTGA
- the trpS gene encoding tryptophan--tRNA ligase: protein MTDSRPIVLTGDRTTGPLHLGHYIGSLVNRVALQDSHRQFLLLADAQALTDNMGNYLKVRDNVLQVALDYLAVGIDPTKSTIFIQSLVPELSELASYYLNLVTVARLERNPTIKDEIRLRGFERDIPAGFLTYPAAQAADITAFRATVVPVGEDQIPMIEQTNEIVRRFNASVGQEILVECKAVVPRVGRLPGFDGKAKMSKSLGNALPLGASPDAIRQAVKMMYTDPNHLRVEDPGQVEGNVVFTYLDAFEPDTAMVEDLKARYRRGGLGDMVIKKQLEARLQALLEPIRTRREDYARDPAQVMAILKDGTARAREAAAQTLGDVKRAMGLNYF, encoded by the coding sequence ATGACAGATTCCCGCCCCATCGTCCTGACCGGTGACCGGACCACCGGCCCGCTGCACCTCGGCCACTACATCGGCTCACTGGTCAACCGCGTCGCGCTGCAGGACAGCCATCGCCAGTTCCTGCTGCTGGCCGACGCGCAGGCGCTGACCGACAACATGGGCAACTACCTGAAAGTGCGCGACAACGTACTGCAGGTCGCGCTCGATTACCTCGCCGTCGGCATCGACCCTACCAAAAGCACGATCTTCATCCAGAGCCTGGTGCCCGAGCTGTCCGAGCTCGCGTCGTACTACCTGAATCTGGTGACCGTCGCCCGTCTGGAACGCAATCCGACCATCAAGGACGAGATCCGCCTGCGCGGCTTCGAGCGCGACATCCCGGCCGGTTTCCTCACCTACCCGGCGGCACAGGCCGCAGACATTACGGCGTTCAGGGCCACCGTGGTGCCGGTCGGCGAGGACCAGATCCCGATGATCGAGCAGACCAATGAAATCGTGCGCCGCTTCAATGCCAGTGTCGGCCAGGAAATCCTGGTCGAGTGCAAGGCCGTGGTGCCCAGGGTCGGCCGCCTGCCCGGCTTCGACGGCAAGGCCAAGATGAGCAAATCGCTCGGCAATGCACTGCCGCTCGGCGCCAGCCCGGATGCGATCCGCCAGGCAGTGAAGATGATGTACACCGACCCCAATCACCTGCGGGTCGAAGACCCGGGCCAGGTCGAGGGCAATGTGGTGTTCACCTATCTGGACGCGTTCGAACCGGACACGGCCATGGTCGAGGACCTGAAGGCACGCTACCGTCGCGGCGGCCTGGGCGACATGGTGATCAAGAAACAGCTCGAAGCCCGCCTGCAGGCACTGCTGGAACCGATCCGCACCCGCCGCGAAGACTATGCGCGCGACCCGGCCCAGGTGATGGCCATCCTCAAGGACGGCACCGCCCGCGCCCGCGAGGCCGCCGCGCAGACGCTGGGCGACGTCAAGCGCGCCATGGGACTCAACTACTTCTGA
- the ppsA gene encoding phosphoenolpyruvate synthase, whose product MAENYVVWFDKLRMTDVEHVGGKNASLGEMISQLAESGVRVPGGFATTAQAYRDFLAHNGLSDRINETLAKLDVDDVTELARVGKQIRQLIVDTPFPAKLEDEIRAAYEKMLADAGSDISVAVRSSATAEDLPDASFAGQQETFLNIRGFEHVMDAIKHVFASLYNDRAISYRVHKGFAHDVVALSAGIQRMVRSDCGAAGVMFTIDTESGFEDVVFVTSSYGLGETVVQGAVNPDEFYVHKPTLRAGRPAILRKNRGSKLIKMEFTDASQAGRSVRTIDVDPAQSAVFSLEDAEIEELARYALIIEKHYGRPMDIEWGRDGIDGKLYILQARPETVKSQEGRVDTLRRYRLKNKSTVLVEGRAIGQKVGQGVVRLVRDASEMDSVKAGDVLVTDMTDPDWEPVMKRAAAIVTNRGGRTCHAAIIARELGIPAVVGCGDATSVLKEGMKVTVSCAEGDTGNIYDGLLDIEIIDLALDSMPKSPVKIMMNVGNPELAFDFAQLPNDGVGLARMEFIINRQIGIHPKALLEFDSLPADLKATITDRIGGYAGPVDFYVDKIAEGIATIAAAFYPKKVIVRMSDFKSNEYANLIGGSRYEPHEENPMLGFRGAARYVAPEFRDCFELECRAIRKVRDVMGLTNVEVMIPFVRTLNEASTVVDIMKGFGLERGKNDLRLIMMCELPTNAVLAEQFLEHFDGFSIGSNDMTQLTLGVDRDSGGPIASTFDERDPAVKAMLSMAIRTCNKLDKYVGICGQGPSDHPDLAKWLMDEGIQTISLNPDTVVETWLYLAREAAAGK is encoded by the coding sequence ATGGCAGAGAATTACGTTGTCTGGTTCGACAAGCTGCGCATGACCGACGTCGAACACGTTGGCGGCAAGAACGCGTCGCTTGGCGAGATGATCAGCCAACTGGCGGAGTCCGGCGTGCGTGTCCCCGGTGGTTTTGCGACGACCGCACAGGCCTATCGCGATTTCCTCGCCCATAACGGCCTGTCCGATCGCATCAATGAGACGCTGGCCAAACTGGATGTGGATGATGTGACCGAGCTCGCTCGCGTTGGCAAGCAGATCCGTCAGCTCATCGTCGACACCCCGTTCCCTGCCAAGCTGGAAGACGAGATCCGGGCCGCCTACGAAAAGATGCTGGCAGATGCCGGCAGCGACATCTCGGTCGCTGTCCGCTCGTCGGCGACTGCCGAGGATTTGCCTGACGCTTCGTTTGCCGGTCAGCAGGAAACCTTCCTCAACATCCGTGGCTTCGAACACGTGATGGACGCCATCAAGCATGTGTTCGCGTCGCTGTACAACGACCGCGCCATCTCGTATCGCGTCCACAAGGGCTTTGCCCACGACGTGGTCGCGCTGTCGGCCGGCATTCAGCGCATGGTCCGTTCGGACTGTGGCGCCGCCGGCGTGATGTTCACCATCGACACCGAATCGGGCTTCGAGGACGTCGTGTTCGTCACGTCGTCGTATGGCCTGGGCGAAACCGTGGTGCAGGGCGCCGTGAACCCGGACGAGTTCTACGTGCACAAGCCGACGCTGCGCGCCGGCCGCCCGGCCATCCTGCGCAAGAACCGCGGCTCCAAGCTGATCAAGATGGAATTCACCGATGCGTCGCAGGCCGGCCGCTCGGTGCGCACCATTGATGTCGATCCGGCACAGAGTGCGGTGTTCTCGCTGGAAGATGCCGAGATCGAAGAACTCGCCCGTTACGCGCTGATCATCGAGAAACACTACGGTCGTCCGATGGACATCGAGTGGGGCCGTGACGGCATCGACGGCAAGCTGTACATCCTGCAGGCCCGTCCGGAAACGGTGAAGTCGCAGGAAGGCCGTGTCGATACGCTGCGCCGCTATCGCCTGAAGAACAAGAGCACCGTGCTGGTCGAAGGCCGCGCCATTGGCCAGAAGGTCGGCCAGGGTGTGGTGCGTCTGGTGCGCGATGCGTCCGAAATGGACAGCGTCAAGGCCGGCGACGTGCTGGTGACCGACATGACCGACCCGGACTGGGAACCGGTCATGAAGCGTGCCGCCGCCATCGTCACCAACCGTGGCGGCCGTACCTGCCACGCGGCGATCATCGCCCGCGAACTCGGCATCCCGGCCGTGGTCGGCTGCGGCGACGCCACCAGCGTGCTGAAGGAAGGCATGAAGGTGACGGTCAGCTGCGCCGAGGGTGACACCGGCAACATCTATGACGGCCTGCTCGACATCGAAATCATCGATCTGGCACTGGATTCGATGCCGAAGAGCCCGGTCAAGATCATGATGAACGTCGGCAACCCGGAACTGGCGTTTGATTTCGCCCAGCTGCCGAACGATGGCGTTGGTCTGGCACGGATGGAATTCATCATCAACCGCCAGATCGGCATCCACCCGAAGGCGCTGCTCGAATTCGACAGCCTGCCGGCTGACCTGAAGGCGACCATCACCGATCGCATCGGCGGTTACGCCGGCCCGGTCGACTTCTATGTCGACAAGATCGCCGAAGGCATCGCCACCATCGCTGCCGCGTTCTACCCGAAGAAGGTGATCGTGCGCATGTCCGACTTCAAGTCGAACGAGTACGCGAACCTGATCGGCGGCAGCCGCTACGAACCGCATGAAGAAAACCCGATGCTGGGCTTCCGCGGTGCCGCACGCTACGTCGCTCCGGAATTCCGCGACTGCTTCGAGCTGGAATGCCGTGCGATCCGCAAGGTGCGCGACGTGATGGGCCTGACCAACGTCGAAGTCATGATCCCGTTCGTTCGCACGCTGAATGAAGCGTCGACCGTGGTCGACATCATGAAGGGCTTCGGCCTTGAGCGTGGCAAGAACGACCTGCGCCTGATCATGATGTGCGAACTGCCGACCAATGCCGTGCTGGCCGAACAGTTCCTCGAGCATTTCGACGGCTTCTCGATCGGCTCGAACGACATGACCCAGCTGACGCTGGGCGTGGACCGCGACTCCGGTGGCCCGATTGCGTCGACCTTTGACGAACGCGACCCGGCAGTGAAGGCCATGCTGTCGATGGCGATCCGCACCTGCAACAAGCTGGACAAGTATGTCGGCATCTGCGGTCAGGGCCCGTCCGATCACCCGGATCTGGCCAAGTGGCTGATGGATGAAGGCATCCAGACCATCTCGCTGAACCCGGATACCGTGGTCGAAACCTGGCTGTATCTGGCCAGGGAAGCCGCCGCCGGCAAGTAA